The region CTCACAGCCATTGTTCACCtgcacatttattttttatccatgaagtttcaatttttttatggtttgcTAAAGTATTCTCATATGCAAAGGACCTTATCTGCTTTAATGTATGTCCATAATGCATATTTGCAGCACCTGccaattagtttattaaaattaattcttctTCTGctgagaatattttttttggtgtggtatttgaatataaatattcCCAACTACCAGATTTTTTAAACTGCTTCAACTGATATAtcaaagttgattttttaatgCTGCAATGTCTTGTAACTTCacttaaactcatttttttttgaagcacaAAATTTACTGCATTACTGCATTAACTGCGttgtttcagttttaaaaaactctagAGAGTTCTCATACCCCTCCAACTATTGTCCAATTAGCCTTTTTGCTATTATTAGAAGCTCTTTGAGtcttttatcaacaaatttaaaaaatctcatattGAGTTTCACAGCTAACTCTCTGACTATCAATACAATATTTGATATTCTTTTTCTACGGCTGATTAGGTAATTGTTCAACCTGAAAAATTCTATTATGCATTAGATGGAAACGGCATGACAAAGGCTATTTTTCGTGACAAatcgaaagcttttgataaagtttggcacgctgttcttttttataatcttgCTTCATAAGGTATATATTGTAAactttttgagattatcaaatcttATTTTTGATTGCAGTATCATCATGTAAACTTTAAAGGCtaacacttaattttttttccagtaatttctgGGTTACCTCTAATGTGTATTGTTAGTTCTGAACTGTTTTTGatctaaattaataatttttatgacaaTCTTACATTTAATGTGCCTTATCATTTACTTCAATCTTTCATGGaaactatatttttcaatttttctgtGAATCATTTCCTTtaactttaacataatattCATTTTCTAGTTAATCTTAGCatattagtggttgcttgcagctacATTGTGATTAGTATTTGAATtcagaaaagtattttaaacaagtGAATTAAACAGAAGAAACTATAATAAACTTAAGTTGATCCTGGATtgatacaataaaattttagaaaaatgacTTATTGTTAGTGTTTTATTTGTGCTTcacgtaatttttttataacacaaaTTATTAAGAAGACTCAAAGACGCATGAAGTAAAGTTAgcttttttctcaaaatagaaataataatgttagaaaacaaatgtttaactttattattgaaaaactatTCGATTGGGTTGattgtaatttttatgaattctcTTTATtcttagaaataataattttccgACTGTAAAGTTGGTGCCCACTGCATTTCCCCAAGGAAAATAATAGTACTAATTAATAAactgttttgtataaaaagatataaatggGTATAACGAAAATCttacataagttttattaatgctaaaaaagatattttactcaataaaaaagttaattattatttaattgattttcttAGTCAGTTAAAAAAGCAttcgtttatatttttaaagaggtTAACAAAtaattaccaattttttttttggcaaagcAAGAAAAGATCGGAACTCtcaaattatatcaaattagGCCTGCTAATTTGATCGAGTGAAAAAGATTGAAAATGGTTGaaattgcaaacaaaataaagtagaaGAAAAACTAAGGAGTGAAAGGAACTATATATAGCTTTGAATAAAATAGCTATGAATAAAGTAGCAAATCTGATTGATGATTACTGAAATGCAgagactttaaatattttttgatgatcAAAGTGATCTGaccaaattaattttaactttagatgGATTGGACAGCCAGTTGCTCAATAAAGTTTAAGAACAAAATTCTAATGACTGTTGGTAATAgaaagttgttattttatttcactacagctaaaaaagtaaaaatgaaatacAATGAAATTATAGCTGCTATGATTTTTGAGTACATTGCAATGAAGAATTATTACCAACTTTATAGCAATCGGTAAATACTATCTATGCTGAAGGAGCTTTGATGCACTTAATGgagctaaaaatagtaaaaaagtaacattAGATTGTCAGTACACTGCTCATAAATAAATTCCAACtcaaaattttactaaattctTAAAGTGAGAatttaaaaggataaaaaaatgGAGTGAACTCTTTGGAATATTACCTAATGAGCCCTTTGGAATATTGCCTAATGAACCCATTGGAAGATTGCCTCTTACTAACTTGAGTTATAATGTGGGTAAAGACCTTTCCAAGATTGAAAAAACAGCATTCATGTAGTAAAAGAAATTTAGTTATCGAATGATGTGTCAAAAAATATCGTGCCTAATATCTAATGAAAAGGCTTCACGCTTTTTGGGCTTGTCCCTCTTTCCAGttcttcactttttaaaatcttaattctACTCAAATTAATGACCCTTCTTTTTATCTGTCAGCAAATTCTTGTATATTTGGtggtaatattaaatattacactGGAATATCAAAGCTcgaatgttttatttttcttaatttctaACTAAGATAGTTATATTCCTGAATGGTTTCCAGGCAACCAAAGCTATAAATCATACGTACCTAACACACAAAGAAGTTTAAGGAGACGtctgttatttttcaaaacttttcctACTAATCTTGACCTTATTAAGACACCCCTcctgtttacaaatttttacttatatcaaAAATGAAGCTGTAtctcaaactaaaaaaaactttaagtgtaaactggttttttaaatataaaccatAATcagtgataaaaataaaaattaaaatctctCTCACGATTATGTTCCTTTAATCGGACACCTAAGAGTgtcttaatttaaatgtaatcctagcttatgtttaatttttacctAATGTACTTATAAGTAGTACCATAGTAGTACCAAGtagtaaaagtatttataatctACTAATTTTCAACATGAGACTCAATTTATCACAGTCCGTCACACTGCTACTTTTGACTGAAATTCTATTTGCAATATTCTTTGTGATACCTTGGGCTTATGTCTTTTTATCACCTTTGCTAAAAAATTTGGTTTGTTTGTTATCTCCTGGATTCAGACAGGCACAAATGTTTCTTCATACTAGAttgttttttgttgatttcaaGTCATATCTATCTATCCCCCATggttttttctcttttttgaacAACTTCCATTCTtaattgcaattatttattTCGTCCTTTTTACCGGTTCAAAATTCTTTAGGATTGTTTTCCCATATTATAAAGTCCattctttttgataaataaatgacgtattttatttcataaatttttttttggagaatctaaaattcatatttaataaacaaattttaatttaataaatttaataaaattaataataatattggtCTATGTAATGTAAAATTGTATGCAAATTGTATGTAAAAGTATGTGcatgcattaaaaattattaatgtataaaataaaaatttattctttttcaaagaaatgaaatacagaaaaaaaatatgacCACATTTTGATTTTAGCGATTCATTTTAGTGACCAGTGAAGAATTAATGAtggtttattttcaatttaagttACTAGATGACTTGGTGTAGCAAAACGTATCATCTATTTTGAATGAATAGATTAAGTTTGTTAAATGATCTCGTTagaattatacattttttaaataaagtttactttttttttcgttttaatGAATTTCTTTATATTTCGTTTCttgtaatacaaaataatttttttaagtataaaacaaaatatttgcttttaatatacattacttactttttttatgaatatatatatatacgtatatatatatatatatatatatatatatatatatatatatatatatatatatatatatatatatatatatatatatatatatataataatatgcatttttatttaatctataaacttatttacaataatataatttatacttttaataaattctgatatatttagcaaatttaaattttactaaaattagaTACATTTTTAGCAAACCAATTAtagtatagtttttaaataatgtttaaacaGATATGAATTTTTTATGCTGCGCCACCTCcaaaattaaagctttttaaaattctgcatcaaataggtttttttgtattattaacgatttaacttaaaaaagtaatatcaGACACTGCTGCAAGCATATTTTCCTTTTACTATtacttacttttatttttaataaaatttagtttttgtttaaaactattagtatttgtttttaattttattttcagtgcGTAGTGGCTTAAGTTGCACTAGCAGTTGGCTAGGATCTGGAATATATTGTTagtattttcaaacaaatccgAAAAAAAACTGGAATGAAGCTCTTTTGATATGTAAGGAATATGGAGGAAGTTTGTTAAGTGTAAAAAACgaagctgaaaataaaattatcaaagaccAGATTAAAATTAGGAATATTATTAGAGGACTATGGATTGGTATGACAATTTTggtcaacttttttttatttcgattaagaatataatttttttatttacttttatttaatttaaacatgtttgttttatgttttgtgcatataaaaaattaaatataacatataaaagaaattttttaaagaaaacgcTTCTTaaattgcaaaatgttttaaaaattaggaaaactatttttttagaaacatttataaaaaaaaatttaattcattgttAAAGGTCTTATGAATTCTCCTGAGCAAGTTTATAAGTGGACTGATGATATGAATGCAGAGTATACAAATTGGAGAAATAATGAACCAAATAATCATGGATCTGAAAAATGTGTGGAGTTTCTAACAGAAGGTTGGAATGATTTATCTTGTGATAAAATTCGTGGCTTTATTTGCCAACGCACAGGtctatgtaaatttaatattaatataaagttttaattttgattttcggtattttattttcagctttAGCAttctcagaaaaatattttaaaggtattttcttttaaaacattttttaaaacgatATAATATGACCTTACTTTTACACTTTAGTGCAAGTATTCAACATATTTAAgaattaatatttatactataataacataacatcataattttttcattttttttgctaattcttttagaaatagcaaaaaaactaaaaattttatgttggaatattaattaattattgggTCTCTTTTCTACTTGTTGGAATTCTTATATTAATCATAAAAGgcttttcaaaactaaatttagataaatattttgcaaatgcATCATAATTTAACTTTGAAATGAAAAGTGTTTGCAAGGGTTTAAAACAAAACGGATAAAGAAAAAGAGTTCACAAGAAAAAACTGATTGATGATTATCCATTGAGTATCAGATgaaatttaattagaaattaattttaaagcaacTGATTCAATACAAgcctattcatttttttaaatcaagaaacaTTATTACGTATAAACTTAGATTTTTTCAAgcactaaacaaaataaagaggaaaaaattacaagttttgATCCTCGATTACAAAAACAACCTTAATATAATGCTTTTACAGATGTTGCTGAGGTAGTAAAGAATCAAATTGCATCAGCATGTCAAtctataaaactaaaataaaaatttctcaaagaTAGGGAAAATAACTTCGAAAAAGTGATGTAACTGGTTGCAACGTGGAAAAATCAACACAACAAGcaatagaaatagaaaaaaaaaagaagtttatagAAGGTATTGACTCAGCtgaccatttaaaaaaactaattttttcaataagcGAAAAACAAGCAACAGATTTGAAGCAAGAAGctgacaaaaacaaaaataatcctTTCTTCTAGCCTTGTTTTGTTGCCGCACAGAATTTTTTAGGCTAGCACCACATTAGGCCCTCCTACATTTACATCCCAAAgcctaaaatataaataaccttGCCCTGATTGGCCGTccgataaaataataataatagttaaagtttgcaataaattttaaaagaactgAATAGGTTTCAGCACAACTGAAAACAAAATTGGTTGCTTATGCTTTGACATATGAACCCCTTTTAGaggtttttgcatttaaagCAACCATTACAAACAAGTTGCAGTTGcttgaagataaaaaattataaactgtGTACACAACTTAAGAACCTTTGTAAGaagaaaaattcattttaacaGTGCACTGATAGGTCTTTCTAACTTGATATAAATAGTTAATACAACTGTGAATTGCGTTGAACTGAATTTTTTGAACTGaacattttaacaactttaaacttAATCTTTTAAGTCCTCTAAGTTTTGAAGCCTAGGTTTAAATGGAAATTTGCACAAGAAGATCAAAAGCTCAATAAGTCTTTTACAGTAACAAATATTTAGCTCAGTGAAAGCTATACTAAAAGTCAAGTTGTTTACTGTGGTGATCTCAGTAAGCTCAGTAAAATATTcatataaacaagaaaaatctCTGATTTTGCTATTGtagaaaaatttctaaaaataaactttgagcCTTAAACTCCACTTCAGTAAAAGGTCAGATTGGCGGCTATGTCATCAAAAACTACCAGTGTTGAATGACAAATGCTGGTATTAATATTTCAGTACACTCTATAGGCCCATGCCCTTGTTAAATCCATTCTTGATCTTGTCAAAGTTCAAGAAAATTGTGTCAAAGTTTTCCTGGTTGTATCTTATAGTATAAAGCTTGCCAACATAATAGTACTATACAAACTCGTACAAGAAGACACCTTGACTGTTAGTGTGACCTCGAGTCAACAAATCTTTTCAACTGCGATAGCCTGAGAACTTTTGGTGGTATAAATAGTAAGCAAAATAGTTTGTCAGCTCAGGTAACGatttcagaaaattaaaaatcttccGAAGCGCGATGCATCTACCACTGATGCTGAAGTTTCAAAAACATAAGCTTTAAATAGAAACTATTCCACCAATGTAACTATATTTTTTGTCAGGAGTTGTGAAACTAGTGAAAAATCTGGTTGATCTTTTGTCTGGtgcaataaaataactataGAACTGCAAGTTCCACTTCAGCTTCATACTATTATTgtcattaagttttattaacaataactttATGAAGCTTTTGAGTGGTTTAAGCAAGTTGCTGATTCTCCTATTTTCATTCAGGCCATTCCCTTTATCCAAACTCTGTGTTATTATAGAGATGTAGTTACTGAATGTTTTTTACTTCAGTTGAATCCAGAATGGGaatcaaaaattatgaaattcaGAGATAGCTACATTAAACTCCTAATTTTGACCAATTTAAATGTATGCGCCGTTTTTTACCTTGTACCACAgctctttaaaattaaaaatacaagacTTAAACTCTTTAGTGAATAAGCAACAAAAGCTctataattaaacttaaaaacaccctagtagagaaaaaaaagacattacacatatagaacatttaaaacaacttttaggATTAATTTTTGGTTATTAAAGCTGAAACATATAAGAATAACTCCAGATCTGCATTTAAATGTTAGTTCTCAAAAATTTCAAGATATCATAATTGCAAGATATTGCTGATGTTTTTTTGCTAGCCATGTGTGATGttctaaacaatatttttctcatacttggaaaaaaaacaaactgtaaaaatagaaaattttaagactttttgtagttgtttttttatcaattacgaattgcaatatttttacttattgtattatttttatctacgACAAATTAACTTAGGTGAGTTGGTAAtagttttcaatgaaaaaatcttttaaagttatatgGCGTAAGGATTAATTAtcatcaaagtatttttttttgcaagaaaagGTTTTGACACTCGTTTTCTGGTAAAACAAAATCTACTATAGGcgtaaattagaaaaaaaaagtgaaaaatataaaactgttcatacgttttttttacaactactaTTAGATAACATCAATCTTTAGATTTATCTACCATTTTAATAACACcactgcacagtgggccagaatgcACTTTTACTggaaaaaattcataactaatttaatattagagCTATATTCACTAAAATTAGTATGAGTACTAATATGATGTCTGCGCTTTTTATgaaggtaatatttttttatttcgttgctatggatacctttaTTATGCTTAGCAACAACCTACTTTTGTTATCTGCAGATATTTTATAAGTGCTATATTCACTAAGTTTGGCATGAGTACCAATATGAGATCACACTTCTTACAaaagtgataattttttaaatttagttgttatGGATACTTATATTGCTTAGATACCGGATACTTTCCTTAGTTACAAAGTGGTAAATTGATATCTGAATATCTTATCGGATTTTTGACCCAcctatattgaataaaaattgagtATTTAGGTAAATAACGTTTTAGgaataataaaagcaaaaaatagtGCAAGAAAAcgttatcaattttaaattacatcaaaaaattataaaacaataatatcgtTTGAAGATTGTTTAAGTAATTGTAAAACATCTGAAGGAAATGCTTTATGATTTGTTTGGTGTGATGTTGATTTACGCAATGATGAAATAACAGGATCACTGGAAACTAGGAGTCTATTGATAAGATCAGTATTTGTTGCTTTTCTGGATGTTTTTCGGCTGAAATTTTCGCGATTAGATTTAAAGTCTTTATTTCTAGCCTCTTGAGCTTCCTCTGACATAAGTCCGATGGGTAATGTAAGGCTTTTAACTATGTCATGTCCATGTATCAATACTTTGTGAACTGATTGAGCCATGTAATACCATGGATAAAGGGACACATATAGTCTAAAAGTGTCAAAACAATAATCCTTGAACTTTAAGCAGTCTATTTCATATCCTAAAGAGAGCGTTACCAAGATAATGTAAAATCTGAATATAAGGTTTTGGTCAATACAGAATTTCAGCTGTTTGTTCATATGCTGCAAAAGCACGCCTTGAGGTATTGCCATCATTACTTGTTCCAGAACCACCACTTTTAGGGAAATCAACAACAAGTcccattttgttcataaaatcaGTCTGAATCTTTTGTTTAGCTACAGATGCCTTTTCTTTGTGTTCTTTAGATCTTGCTTGCCACTtccttgtttcttttttatatgcaatGTGCAATAACATCTCAAAAAATCGAATCCATGCATGAAGACTGGAAAGACCATATTTGAACTCTCTGTTAGTATAATCTATATTAAGTATATCAAGACTATTCATATTTTTTGGAGAGACATCACACACTGAACAGCAATGGTAtgagttatttttttcagataatattGTTTGAACCTCCCCATCAATCATTGTAAGTTCAATAATACAATTCACTTCAATAGAAGATCCGCAAACCTCTAATAAAATCTTACCCAAGCTTTCTATCTCACTTTTAATGTACTGATCTTCTTCAATCACAGATTCCTTGGATTCCATTTTGTATGCAAATCTTATGGGTCTACAATAGGCTGTGGAGGACGACTTTTGATTTCTCCAAATAGGCACCTTTTCGTTGCTGTTGTTAAATCCAGTCAAATCCAATGGGACAAGAcaagtaataaataatgattCTTCACGCTTTAAATCTCTATTAATGTCGGGGTccgataaaacttgtttataaatgcTTTGGCCAGTAGCACCATCAAAACCAGCCTTACACGTTAgtgtcattgtttttattgctttgtcGTTCAATATCAAGTGCCTTAGCACAGGTTCCTGAACTGCACAGATTCTTTGCAAAGTATGAgtcattaaatcttttaaaggaaCTGAAGTTGAATAGTCCTCCACTGTTATGTTTGCAggataacatttaaattttgcatCTCTGACATCATTGTAAGCGGGGTAGATGTTATATTCTTTCTCCAAGGCTCCGCTTCTAATCAATTGATAGGAAGCTTTTGTCAGACTTGCATCAATTATTAAAGCCAGTGCTTCGTCTGCTGAATATTTAGTTGCTTTATCtgtattgatatatttaaaacattcttggCAGCAATAACAACAGATTcatctctaaattttttaatagcagcaaaaaataattcattggACGAATGAGATTCAATTAAACAAGATACACgccgttttttagttttattagaactaTTATCAAATGCAACTGGTTTTCGACCACGTCTACTTGCAGTTGgttcattgtatttttttctgacaattaaatattcattaagcCAGTTCACAaacttcttttcaaaatttttcacaGTATTGTTTGCagattttcacttttttttatacaagtaaaCAAATCGTTGAACAGCATGTCTAAAATAAAGGTCTTCAAAAACAGCAAATTTTGgctgaataaattttaatatatcttcagtaatattttgttttgaaatactaagattgtttttttggaGAAAATTATGAATGTCTAAGTTTAACAAAAccatatctaaataattattgtaacaagtattttgtatttaaaagtaaaatgttataatatatatgccgCCTGGACTACTAATACTTGTTAGTAATTAAGTTACTACAAgtattagtaattaaaattaaaagtaattaaattactgtcagtgttagtaattaaattactaACAACTACCGAAAATATGTTGTTGCTATGTTATGCAAAGTAAGGTATCCATAGTAACCAAAAAAAGTTAACCTCATAAGAATTCTGAATCTCATTTTAATACATACCCCCAATATTGTGTATTTAGCGCAAGTAAAATACTGTTAAACAACGTTAATGTAAAAATGAGTTGTAGCTATGCAAAATTTAGTACCATAGCAACCAAgttaaaacatacataaaatcTGAACGGGGATTTAAGGGGACGAGCAATCAATTATAACTCGATTGAAGCATCATATAgctcaaataaatataagacaACACATGGCAAATTGTggtaattattagttattgtgcggcaaaaaataagtttcttaagaaatttttttttttagtctgtGATTTCTAAAGTATAACTGAGATAACATGCTatgacaaatttattttacacattGGTTTTTCTTATCTCTAAATACTTTAGAATAACATgtactaattttttgtttcaaaaacgtagatgtaattgaaatataacacAACGTTGATGTCACcgttatttacttatttataattttttttattttatctcaatATTCAAATGCTTAGAGTCCTGGTAACTAAGggatttaatataaacaaattatcaaTAGATTTCTCCTAATGTAtgttaatactaaaattaaataggTTTTCAAGATTAGACAACTAAAATTTTTCCCATTTTGTCCACctactggcccactgtgcactgTCACTTATACCTTTTAGTTCTATCTTTAATTGTATTAGTAGAGAAATAGTTACTAGTTATGGTGTTTTCATATAAATTGAAATCAGGATTTCATCTGTTTACTATAATACCATTAATGATCCCTTAATCTTTGAATGCTTCAGaaaacttgataaatattttaaacgaatgactgttttaaatttattataatagcGCGTAACGTAAAcatctttataaatgtttttttatttttaaaatacttttaaactttttaccaatttataaatattacttaaaaagaagttttgacTTTATTACCATTATAAATGCAAATGTATTTTGACTTTATCACCATTATAAACGCAGatgcatttttaatacattgtttttagCTTGTTGAATTTCCAGGATGTTGAATgttggatcttcttgactcaatgcacgggttttgcttgtgtctctgtttttatgaaaaagcaactcattctattatctcctattgatggtacagctctaaaacacAGTTTTGTGGTTCTGAGTCCGGCTGCTATTTAAGTTTCACAAACACTGTGGTAGTTCTCAGAGAAGCTTATTCCAACAACAGCTGAAacatatcaaagtattaacagcgtcatgttgcgcatggatgatGTCTCTGTTCATACTTTTAGTGTGCATTGTGAAAGCGACATttagagccctttgttacggcttacgattttttaatagtaatacgGCAATTGGTTTGgatattaaacagtgtactgagtacagtctatgctttgagtcaatttctttaacaaatttaatatgaataaagtaccaaaattaataaaacacaaaaaactatcGTCATTATCAAATTtcctaaacctatcatttactattattcgtggtcttcgaagtaccTTTTCCATGC is a window of Hydra vulgaris chromosome 15, alternate assembly HydraT2T_AEP DNA encoding:
- the LOC136091883 gene encoding CD209 antigen-like protein 2 translates to MTSSYHPDLLAAPTLPGEELFNMIKKWSELFGILPNEPFGILPNEPIGRLPLTNLSYNYFQTNPKKNWNEALLICKEYGGSLLSVKNEAENKIIKDQIKIRNIIRGLWIGLMNSPEQVYKWTDDMNAEYTNWRNNEPNNHGSEKCVEFLTEGWNDLSCDKIRGFICQRTGLSLAFSEKYFKVVMDTYIA